In Asanoa sp. WMMD1127, one genomic interval encodes:
- the fabI gene encoding enoyl-ACP reductase FabI: MAGLLEGKRLLVTGVITDQSIAFSVAKLAQENGATVVLTGFGRMSLVERIAKRLPAEAPVIELDVTNQEHLDNLAEKVGKHMDGVDGLVHSIGFAPAGALGGNFLETSWQDVATALHVSTYSYKSLAMAALPLMRRGSSVVGLTFDATKAWPVYDWMGVAKAGLESASRYLALHLGKQGIRSNLVSAGPLRTMAAKSIPGFEQFEDAWTRRAPLGWDLQDQEPAARAVLALISDWFPATTGEIIHVDGGYHALGAESASL, encoded by the coding sequence GTGGCAGGACTGCTGGAGGGCAAGCGCCTCCTGGTCACCGGCGTCATCACCGACCAGTCGATCGCCTTCTCGGTGGCCAAGCTGGCCCAGGAGAACGGCGCGACCGTGGTCCTGACGGGTTTCGGCCGCATGTCGCTGGTCGAGCGGATCGCCAAGCGGCTGCCGGCCGAGGCGCCCGTGATCGAGCTCGACGTGACCAACCAGGAGCACCTCGACAACCTGGCCGAGAAGGTCGGGAAGCACATGGACGGCGTCGACGGCCTGGTGCACTCGATCGGCTTCGCCCCGGCCGGCGCGCTCGGCGGCAACTTCCTCGAGACGTCGTGGCAAGACGTCGCGACGGCGCTGCACGTCTCGACGTACTCCTACAAGTCCCTGGCCATGGCCGCCCTCCCGCTGATGCGGCGCGGCTCGTCGGTGGTCGGGCTGACCTTCGACGCGACCAAGGCCTGGCCGGTCTACGACTGGATGGGCGTCGCCAAGGCGGGCCTCGAGTCCGCGTCCCGCTACCTGGCGTTGCATTTGGGCAAGCAGGGCATCCGGAGCAACCTGGTGTCGGCGGGGCCGCTGCGGACGATGGCCGCCAAGTCGATCCCCGGCTTCGAGCAGTTCGAGGACGCGTGGACCCGGCGGGCGCCGCTCGGCTGGGACCTCCAGGACCAGGAGCCGGCGGCGCGGGCCGTGCTGGCGTTGATCTCCGACTGGTTCCCGGCGACCACCGGCGAGATCATCCACGTGGATGGCGGGTATCACGCGCTGGGAGCCGAGTCCGCGTCGCTCTGA
- a CDS encoding ferrochelatase, protein MPYDALVLVSFGGPERPEDVIPFLENVTRGRGVPPERLAEVAEHYYHFGGVSPINQQNRELMAAIEADFSANELDLPVYWGNRNWDPMLADTVARMRDDGVRRALAFVTSAYGGYSSCRQYQEDIARARAEVGPDAPVIAKLRHFADHPGFVNPHADAVRSALASLDPARRDTTRLVFTAHSIPSSMAATAGPPPVEPPGRYVAQLRETAGLVAAAAAPDLAWDLVWQSRSGPPSVPWLEPDVNDHLAALADTGVTSVVVSPIGFVSDHLEVIWDLDNEAAETAKSRGLDFVRAATPGTDPRFVAMVRELVLERVSGPEPDRLRMGTLPLWDTCPADCCTPPARRPSS, encoded by the coding sequence ATGCCGTACGACGCTTTGGTCCTGGTTTCGTTCGGCGGCCCGGAACGCCCGGAAGACGTGATTCCGTTCCTGGAGAACGTCACCCGGGGCCGGGGCGTTCCTCCGGAGCGCCTCGCCGAGGTCGCCGAGCACTACTACCACTTCGGCGGCGTGTCGCCGATCAACCAGCAGAACCGCGAGCTGATGGCCGCGATCGAGGCGGACTTCTCGGCCAACGAGCTGGACCTGCCCGTCTACTGGGGTAACCGCAACTGGGACCCGATGCTTGCCGACACCGTCGCCCGCATGCGCGACGACGGGGTTCGCCGGGCGCTGGCGTTCGTGACCAGCGCCTACGGCGGCTACTCGTCGTGCCGGCAATATCAGGAGGACATCGCCCGGGCCCGCGCGGAGGTGGGTCCGGACGCGCCGGTGATCGCCAAGCTGCGGCATTTCGCCGACCACCCGGGTTTCGTGAACCCGCACGCCGACGCGGTCCGGTCGGCGCTCGCCTCGTTGGATCCCGCACGACGGGACACCACCCGGCTGGTGTTCACCGCGCACTCGATTCCGTCGTCGATGGCGGCGACGGCCGGCCCGCCGCCGGTCGAGCCGCCGGGCCGCTACGTGGCCCAGCTGCGGGAGACGGCCGGCCTGGTCGCCGCGGCGGCCGCTCCCGACCTGGCGTGGGACCTGGTGTGGCAGAGCCGCTCGGGCCCACCGTCGGTGCCGTGGCTGGAGCCGGACGTCAACGACCACCTCGCGGCGCTGGCCGACACCGGGGTGACCTCGGTGGTGGTGAGCCCGATCGGTTTCGTCTCCGACCACCTCGAGGTGATCTGGGACCTCGACAACGAGGCCGCCGAGACGGCCAAGTCCCGCGGACTCGACTTCGTCCGCGCCGCCACGCCGGGGACCGACCCCCGCTTCGTGGCGATGGTGCGCGAGCTCGTGCTGGAGCGCGTGTCGGGGCCCGAACCGGACCGCCTGCGGATGGGTACGCTGCCGCTCTGGGACACCTGCCCCGCCGACTGCTGCACGCCACCAGCCAGGAGACCGTCATCATGA